The sequence below is a genomic window from Dioscorea cayenensis subsp. rotundata cultivar TDr96_F1 chromosome 6, TDr96_F1_v2_PseudoChromosome.rev07_lg8_w22 25.fasta, whole genome shotgun sequence.
TGCGTATGCTTGGCTCCTTCTATCATATTGTGCTCCTTAGCCTATTTGCTCTGTTGTTATTTTCTCCTTTCTAGGATGTTTTCCAACATctgtattttggttttttttgtagAGGATTCAAGCCTGTGATAAGAGATACCAGTATCTTCTGTTTGCTGCTGATCCTTATGAGATCATCGGCTTCAAGGTTTGGTTTTGAACTTTTGATTGACCCATACATATCATTTATGAACATAATGGCTTTTACTGACCTCGCAACATTAAACCTATGCCCATTCAGGTTCCTAGCACAGAAGTAGACAAATCTACCCCATTGTTCTCACATTGGGACCCTGATCTTAAAATGTTTACGGTATGCTGAAAGCTCGACCTTTTCTTGCATCATCCTTAGTGCTCGCCAATTATAACAATTGAGCTCTGTCTACAGCTGCAACTGCATTTCAAAACCAAACCACCAGAAGGTAGCAAGCCTCCACCAGCACCTGCGCCAGGCACCAACGGCACAACAGTTCCCGGTGCACCACCAAGGCCATTGCCACCTCCGCCTCAAGCacctcctccacctccaccaccatTGCAAGCACTCCCGCCATCAGGTCCTGGCATGAACGCCCCTCGGCCCCCTCCTATGatgccaccaccacctccaaTTGGGGGATCACAACCActgccaccaccaccatcaaATGGTCCACCCCGACCAATCACTGGTCCAATACCACCACCGGTTGGTGGTGGTGCCATGGCGAACTTCACACCTGCTGTCCAGATGGGGAGGCCACCGATGCAGGGTTTTCCAGGCCAGCAGGGTGTTCGgccaccacctccaccacctaACATGGGTCAGCAGATTCCTAGACCACCTATGTCTTAGAACGTTATAATCCTTCTGTACTGTTGAGCTGCTTGAGCAGAGTGGATTCATGAAAGATAGTTGAACATATCAATtatctttgctttactttttcCTTATAAATGTTTGTAGAACTACAATTGGGAAAAATGTTTATTGATAATATTGATAGATCCGGCTGTATTCATTGTTCTAGTGTTTGGATTCAGGAATGATGAAATTATTGAaacttgttatttaaaaaaaaatacaattaatcaGTATATGGAGATTGGGGTTGTAAACGAACCAAATTGCTAGTGAGTTGCTCGAAGCTGGGCTTATCTCAAATAAAGCTCATTCattaaatgagccaagcttgagcagaaCTTTTGAGCTCGAATGAATGAGCCGAGCTTGAGCCATATGCTACTTGGCTCATTAAAACTCACGAGCCTACTCAGAGGCTTGATAAATGAACGAGCTTGTGAGCAGGGTTCATTaagtaaatgagccaagcttgagcttAACTTTTTAGCTCGAATTATTAAACAAGCCGAGCTCAAGTCATATGTTACTCGGCTCGTTAAAAGTCGCGAACTTATTTGAGCTCGAATgaatgagccaagcttgagccaTATGCTACTCGGCTCATTAAAACTCACAAGCCTATTCAGAGGCTTGATAAATGAACGAGCTTGTGAGTAGGGTTCATTAAGTAAATGAGTCAAGCTTGAGCTTAACTTTTTAGCTCGAATTATTAAACAAGCTGAGCTCAAGTCATATCGCGAACTTACTCTGAAGCTTGATAAATTAGCAAGTTCACGAGCTCGTTAGTGAATCTACTAACAAGCTCGTGAGCTTGTTCATGGGTATGCTAAACGAGATTGTTCATGAGTCTATGAACAAATATGTCAAATAAACCTAATAATAAATTTACTAGTCATGGACCTACTAAATGAGCTTGCTAAATGTGCAATTTTTTACTAAATAtgaatatattcatatattaaaaaaaattctaaataaaaatcattatgatttattatttttttaattttcttattttttttagcagAGCTCGAGCTCAACTCGTTTTTATCATAAATAAGCTTTTTACAAGTTTGGACTCGAATCGAGCTCATAACTAATTCTCTCAAGCCAAGCTCGAACACTTATAAAAATCTGTTTGGCTCGATTGCATCCCTTATTGCCAAGCTTTGATTAGCCCCCTTGGGGTTCTTCTTAAAAAGCCTCGATTGTACCCCTTATTTATTGCCAAGCTTGAACACTACAAAGCTCGGTTTGGCTCGATTGCACTTGGAGACCATCAGTAGCCAAAACTgggatttttaaaattgaaataacaAAATCTGTAGCTACGCATGAATAATAAGGCTAAATCTCAACCCATCGtgatccaaacaaaaattacttATGACCATAAAATCATATAGCTAAatggaattttatttgtttatttttgaaaataatgtttCCACACCCTTGAAAACAAAAAGAGCTCGCCAGGAAATTACAGTAGAAGAGCAGATAGGCACTTCAACATAAGACATTTAACAAGTAAAAGAGCTCACCAAGAAATGAAGGTAGAAGAGCTTATAGCAGCCTCTTCGACATAAGACATCTGACATTATAAAAACTAAACAGGTTCCATAAAACAGGAGATACGACAGTTAAAAGCCTGTAAAGACTTAAATTTTGCAGCctacattttaataatttggtGTATAAGGATAGGAAGTATTGGCCTGAAGAAAGGCTATAACAATATCAAAATGCGATAACAGGCGGAAAACAAGAACCACACAATTTACAACGGCAGATGTTTATCTTGTCATAGCAGGGCTTCAAGAAAGATATATACTACAGAGCATCGGAATATATGATTTATGACAAGATTTTGCAGAAGCATGGTAATGTGAGCTTTTATTGGAGGTCTTGTTCTCGGGGgcatttcttctttctttagatagAATGATCGGTAGATAACATGCCTCAACACGAAGAAACACCAATCAAGCCAAGTACCTGTACGTGTTGGGGTTGTCCTTATCCCTCTCCAAATAGTCTCTTGTTATCAAGTCCTCAATTCGCTTCTTGATAGCCTTGAAATCCGGCTGCAAACAGAGAGTACGAACTCAAGTCACACTATAAAGAAGCACCATAGATATATTCATATTCGTTCAGAATCACCGCAAGGTAACATTATAAAATGATTAGACCAGTCATTGGATCTAAATTGGAATTTTGCTTGATTAGTCACAGAAGTTCAATTGGACGTTGAAAACAGGTGTCCTTAAGGTTGCTATCCTTACAGTTCTGTTGGAAAAGACGATGAAGCAGATAGTGTTGAAGAGAAACTTTGGTAATACCTTAAACATGCGTCCAAGCTGCTCCACACACTCCATAACCAGCTGTTGGTGGCCTAACACTTTACGGCTCTTCATAATACGAACAATTGACGCATCAATAGCATACCTTCGGTCCTTATCTACATCTTCTATCACCTTCTTTTTCTCGTCCACTGGTGGAAGCGGTATCTGCGGTTTAAGTAAAGATTTAAATCCTCAAAATATAGTGAAAAGCAATGATAGTTTTAGTGCATTTCAAAATTCCAAGTAGGAATAGAATCAAAACCTTGATACGTCTCATTTTGTCCGTAAACTTTGAATTGAACTCAAAATAGTCAGTAGGCGAGATGTTTTTAGTATTTGGCTCTTTATTAAGGATCTTGTATTTCGCACAAGAAAGAGAGTGGAGCAATCTAACTACATCATCATCCGTCAAGTTCAGTTGAGCCATAATCTCTGAATAACTTAATCTGTCTGAGGCATTAAATAATAGTAGCGCAGATGCCTGAAGAAAAAACCAACCTCAAATATAATATGTGAGATCGCGATAATTAGTCAATACCTCTACAATTGGAGGGTAAAAAGTTTTGCAAGAAAACCTGGTAAGTAGTCACAATTAGCTCCATGGTTTTAGGCTCAAACTTTCCATTGATGTTGCAGGTACCTAATGAATATATCCATGTCAGTTTTCTGTGTTTGGTTTTTGTCTGATAGAACTCTTTGAACACTTCCACACACTTGACCTGCATATTCCACAGAACCAATGTTAGTAACTAAGCTATCACATTTTACATATAAAAGTTCgaataaataatatgatacaACTATTAAGTAGCCTGATCCACATAGTAGAGTGATTTCAacatattattgtaaatttATCCAAGTTAAATCATTCGAAATAAATCATACTAGAACAACAAGTAGCATGAATCAAGACGTAGTTACAtggattttaagagaaatcattcatgataattaattaatagcaCGTCTAGAAAACAAAGAACCAACTGCTAAATAAAAGAATCATCCCAGGCATAACATCAGTAATCAAGTAAAATAAGGTGACAATAACAGAACATTTTACTAACCATTTCTGCTGGAAGGTTGAGGTCGAAGGTTTTATAGCTTGGCCAAAATCCAGTAGTTAGAACGGTAACTGTGAGATCAATTCCAGGATTTGCATTTGCATTACTGTTAAGATATTCCTCAAAGCTCGATTGATTTTCTCTAGCCAGGGTTAAATCAGTTACctgaaggaaagaaagaaacgtaaaaagaaaaataatagctATTGCCAAACAAATGACTTAAGTTCTGAAGAATCAAACCATGCCCTCCATCTTGGAAGTGAACTGCCCTCCACATTGCTGCTTCAACTTTGTCAAAATACTCCTCTCATGATCATCATTGGCACTTTTGTCAAACAGCAACCTTCGTGCAAGTTTTTTCCTGTAATGAAGTTAGCAGTGACTGGGTCAGCATACAGACAATATGTGAAGAGCACCGTAGCCTTGGAACATGGCAACAAAAAATATGGTTCTAAGCAATAGAAACAGTTTTAAACAATATGAATGAAGAGAAACAGTTTACCGGTAAAACTCAGCAAAAAGATCCTTATCACTGATATATGCAAGCAATTTAACCACCTGCAATTAATGGAAGTATAGTTAAGACGGTGCTAAGCTGCAGCAATAACTGAAGAAAGAAATTCAGTAACCTTTTCAAGTGTCTCTTCAATAGCTTCATCACTTAATTTCTCGCTGCCACCCTTCTTTAGTATGTTATCACAAAAAGTAGCCAACAACTCGGCACTTGAACTACCAGCAACACCTTTATTGCAGAAAACTTCAAAGGCCTCTTTGAGTGCCtggtaaaagaaaaagaagaagcattaaattaatagaaatcAGACCACGTAAGTACAgcccaaaaaggaaaaagaaaaagaagccacaTACCTTATGGAAAAGGGAGTGGTTCTGAAAGCAATCATTTACATAGGCCAAGTATTTGTCATGCAGTTCAATGACCTTGCGAACAAAAACCTGAAATTGGACAGTATATGGTTCATGCAATTGGATCACCCTGTCCAccttgaaatttatttaaaagtatGAAATTTACCTGCTCTTGCAAGCCGACCACATCTTTTTTCTCGGCCTGTATAATTTAGAGCAATAAGGATTGTTGGAAAAGCAAATAACAAGCCGAAATTGTGTAACATGAATCATTTAGAAAACAAGCACAAAAACATACGCAGCATATGACAAGATGCATTAATACAGGCTTTTGAAGAACACATGTGGCGACGTGGCagaaaaaaagtcaaaagaatAATGAAACTATAGTAAATCACATAGCATAGTTGTTAGAGGCGCACTGAGGCGCAAGGCACACAAGGCTCAAAGGCCAGCGTCTTTATGTTTGTCAGGCAGGCAGTGTTAAGAAGGCGCAGAGTAACAGCTGGGCGCCAGGCAAGGGCCTAGGCGTACCACCATAGATCCTGCCAagtttgttatgttttcttattttttacattGACTTTTAATCATGTCCACACATCTTGGCGACTGGAAATAAGGAGAGCCtacataaaactaaaatatacaATCAAAATCCACTTAAAATTAAAGCAACCACAGCCAAGCAGAACACCAAGATCGGCACTCCAGTTCCACTACAGTTCCAGGCCATTGAAGGGAAAAATAAGGCATCTTCTGCTACTTTGAGAACCCGCTTAATTCTTAGAGATGGTGGATGATGAGAAAGAAAATTTTGGAGATGATTATTTCGATGAAGAgaatgatgaatttgaagagaaaattgatgatgtgggtggtgatgataatgatgatggatttgatgattttgatgatagtcACTAGACTTTATAATTCGAGTTAGCACTTAGGACTCGATGCATGCATTATATCATGCTATTGCATTTTGTATTgaacatttgaaaattattttgtatgttATTGGGTATATTAGTATGTCTTCTATGATATTAATCATTAGgatattctaaaaatttaaaacatataacatgaaaactatttttttattttttttaatcagtgCACCTAGTGTCTCTCGGGTGGGCGCCTACACCTTGCGCCTTTTGCCTAGGCCCCACGAACCCCTTGCGTCTATATGTGCCTTACGCCTTTGACAACTATGTCACATAGATATAATAACTCCCTTGCGAATTTCAATATCATACAGTAATTACCATTTATTCCCACAGCCTTTTAGAAAGTAAcagaatttatatattttgcagGTGACAGCTCACTAAACTGATGAAAAAGTATAGCAGCATAACCAAGTGATGAAGTAATGTACTTCTTATGTACTTCTAATGAAATGACAAAATAAGAGCAATTCTACAAGTTGTAAGACCAATAGAAAACTATGCTAAACATAATAGGCATATAAGATTCTGTATTGGCAAGAAAAAAAGGCATCCAAGGAAAATAAGATCTTTGGTCTTGCAATATCTACTTGTAATTGGAAAATCCATTTCTACATCACAATGATAATTCTTAGAAAACCAAAAGTAAATATTCTTCCATTTCTGTCCAAAATATGAGGTCAAAATATGTGATTTA
It includes:
- the LOC120262874 gene encoding splicing factor 3A subunit 2, with protein sequence MDRDWGSKPGSGGAATAQNEAIDRRERLRRLALETIDLAKDPYFMRNHLGSYECKLCLTLHNNEGNYLAHTQGKRHQTNLAKRAAREAKDSPAQPQPHKRKVSLRKTVKIGRPGYRVTKQFDPETKQRSLLFQIEYPEIDDNARPRHRFMSSFEQRIQACDKRYQYLLFAADPYEIIGFKVPSTEVDKSTPLFSHWDPDLKMFTLQLHFKTKPPEGSKPPPAPAPGTNGTTVPGAPPRPLPPPPQAPPPPPPPLQALPPSGPGMNAPRPPPMMPPPPPIGGSQPLPPPPSNGPPRPITGPIPPPVGGGAMANFTPAVQMGRPPMQGFPGQQGVRPPPPPPNMGQQIPRPPMS
- the LOC120263373 gene encoding cullin-1, with the protein product MAMHERKTIDLEQGWEFMQKGITKLKNILEGLPESQFSSEDYMMLYTTIYNMCTQKPPHDYSQQLYDKYRESFEEYINATVLPSLREKHDEFMLRELVKRWSNHKVMVRWLSRFFHYLDRYFIARRSLPALNEVGLTCFRNLVYQEINGKVRDAVISLIDQEREGEQIDRALLKNVLDIFVEIGLGSMDCYENDFEAAMLKDTAAYYSRKASNWILEDSCPDYMLKAEECLKREKDRVSHYLHSSSEQKLLEKVQHELLYVYASQLLEKEHSGCHALLRDDKVDDLSRMYRLFCRIPRGLDPVSLIFKQHVTAEGTALVKQAEDAASNKKAEKKDVVGLQEQVFVRKVIELHDKYLAYVNDCFQNHSLFHKALKEAFEVFCNKGVAGSSSAELLATFCDNILKKGGSEKLSDEAIEETLEKVVKLLAYISDKDLFAEFYRKKLARRLLFDKSANDDHERSILTKLKQQCGGQFTSKMEGMVTDLTLARENQSSFEEYLNSNANANPGIDLTVTVLTTGFWPSYKTFDLNLPAEMVKCVEVFKEFYQTKTKHRKLTWIYSLGTCNINGKFEPKTMELIVTTYQASALLLFNASDRLSYSEIMAQLNLTDDDVVRLLHSLSCAKYKILNKEPNTKNISPTDYFEFNSKFTDKMRRIKIPLPPVDEKKKVIEDVDKDRRYAIDASIVRIMKSRKVLGHQQLVMECVEQLGRMFKPDFKAIKKRIEDLITRDYLERDKDNPNTYRYLA